One window of Vibrio sinaloensis genomic DNA carries:
- the gap gene encoding type I glyceraldehyde-3-phosphate dehydrogenase produces MTIKVGINGFGRIGRFVFRAAQERADIEVVGINDLIDVDYMAYMLKYDSTHGRFNGTVEVEGGNLIVNGKTVRVTAERNPEDLKWDEIGVDVVAEATGLFLTDETARKHITAGAKKVVLTGPSKDATPMFVMGVNHATYAGQDIVSNASCTTNCLAPVAKVLNDKFGIVSGLMTTVHATTATQKTVDGPSAKDWRGGRGASQNIIPSSTGAAKAVGVVLPELNGKLTGMAFRVPTANVSVVDLTVNLEKGASYADICAAMKEASEGELKGVLGYTEDQVVSQDFIGEVQTSVFDAKAGIALTDNFVKVVSWYDNEIGYSNKVLDLIAHISK; encoded by the coding sequence ATGACTATCAAAGTAGGTATTAACGGTTTTGGCCGTATCGGTCGTTTCGTATTCCGTGCAGCACAAGAGCGCGCAGACATCGAAGTAGTAGGTATCAACGACCTTATCGATGTAGATTACATGGCATACATGCTTAAGTACGACTCAACTCACGGCCGTTTCAACGGTACTGTTGAAGTTGAAGGCGGTAACCTAATCGTTAACGGTAAAACTGTACGTGTTACAGCAGAGCGCAACCCAGAAGACCTAAAATGGGACGAAATCGGTGTTGACGTTGTTGCTGAAGCAACTGGTCTTTTCCTAACTGACGAGACTGCACGTAAGCACATCACTGCTGGCGCGAAAAAAGTTGTTCTAACTGGTCCTTCTAAAGACGCAACTCCAATGTTCGTAATGGGCGTTAACCACGCGACTTACGCTGGCCAAGACATCGTTTCTAACGCTTCTTGTACTACTAACTGTCTAGCGCCTGTTGCTAAAGTTCTTAACGACAAGTTCGGTATCGTTTCTGGTCTTATGACTACAGTTCACGCTACTACAGCAACTCAAAAAACTGTTGACGGTCCTTCTGCTAAAGACTGGCGCGGTGGTCGTGGTGCTTCTCAAAACATCATCCCATCTTCAACTGGTGCTGCTAAAGCGGTAGGCGTTGTTCTTCCAGAACTAAACGGCAAACTAACTGGTATGGCTTTCCGCGTACCAACAGCTAACGTTTCTGTAGTTGACCTAACTGTTAACCTAGAGAAAGGCGCTTCTTACGCTGACATCTGTGCAGCAATGAAAGAAGCTTCTGAAGGCGAACTAAAAGGCGTTCTAGGCTACACTGAAGACCAAGTTGTTTCTCAAGACTTCATTGGTGAAGTTCAAACTTCAGTATTCGATGCTAAAGCTGGTATCGCTCTAACTGACAACTTCGTTAAAGTTGTATCTTGGTACGACAACGAAATCGGTTACTCAAACAAAGTTCTAGACCTAATCGCTCACATCTCTAAGTAA
- a CDS encoding D-hexose-6-phosphate mutarotase has translation MNLNTLPALTVLSDKVTIVEVDQVKVVRVIHEKATAGIALHGGHVISFKPQGQQDLIWMSEQAVFDGKAALRGGIPVCWPWFGRVAAPAHGFARNSEWTLLEHRENEHGVIVELGLLPSESTLAIWHHQFQAHLLVEIGDELKVTLDVTNTDDHPWTFSGALHSYLNVGDIEQVQTSGMGNQYIDSLQDGKVCQGGDVLQLTDTIDRVYTQPQTQITVQDPVLNRSIKVENQGHNSAVLWNPWAQGAQGMGDMQDDGYITFLCVESSLHAASIEQGQTLQPGESHQLVTTISA, from the coding sequence ATGAACCTAAATACTCTCCCTGCTCTCACCGTCCTTTCAGACAAGGTCACTATCGTTGAGGTTGACCAAGTTAAAGTCGTGCGTGTCATCCATGAAAAAGCCACAGCCGGTATCGCGCTGCACGGTGGTCACGTCATTTCATTCAAACCGCAAGGTCAGCAAGATCTGATTTGGATGAGCGAACAAGCTGTATTTGATGGGAAAGCGGCCCTGCGTGGTGGAATTCCTGTTTGCTGGCCTTGGTTTGGACGCGTTGCCGCACCTGCTCATGGCTTTGCACGCAACAGTGAATGGACCCTACTAGAACACCGTGAAAATGAACACGGTGTAATTGTCGAACTTGGTTTACTGCCGTCAGAGTCAACACTCGCTATTTGGCATCATCAATTCCAAGCACACTTGTTGGTTGAGATTGGCGATGAACTAAAGGTCACTCTTGATGTGACCAACACCGATGATCACCCTTGGACTTTCTCTGGCGCATTGCACAGCTACCTCAACGTAGGGGATATCGAACAAGTGCAAACAAGCGGAATGGGCAACCAGTATATCGATAGCCTACAAGACGGAAAAGTCTGCCAAGGTGGTGATGTACTGCAACTGACAGACACTATCGACCGCGTCTACACACAGCCCCAAACACAGATCACAGTGCAAGATCCGGTACTTAATCGCTCTATCAAAGTGGAAAACCAAGGACATAACTCTGCGGTATTATGGAACCCGTGGGCGCAAGGCGCACAAGGGATGGGCGACATGCAAGACGACGGCTACATAACATTTTTGTGTGTCGAGTCTAGCCTGCATGCTGCAAGCATCGAACAAGGACAAACCTTACAACCCGGTGAAAGCCATCAATTAGTGACCACAATCTCGGCCTAG
- the rlmA gene encoding 23S rRNA (guanine(745)-N(1))-methyltransferase has protein sequence MSYTCPLCHQALTLSERSYRCENSHSFDLAKEGYINLMPVQHKRSKDPGDNKEMMQARRRFLEKDYYRPMRQKVAQLCAQYTKGDNPQLLDIGCGEGYYTTEIADQLFAKSPGAQTYGLDISKVAIRYAAKRYSNCAFSVASSHRLPFADSSLDTVVRIYAPCKADELARVIKPEGVVITVTPAARHLYQLREAIYSEVRLHDETAEAMPGFALEQEIKLNYMMPLAQGDGYDLLQMTPFAWKASDTLRAELQSATLYQCEADFMLRIYRKQTQ, from the coding sequence ATGTCTTACACCTGCCCTCTTTGTCATCAAGCCTTGACCCTCTCTGAACGCAGCTATCGCTGTGAAAACAGCCACAGCTTTGACCTTGCTAAGGAGGGATATATCAATCTCATGCCGGTGCAACATAAGCGTTCAAAAGATCCCGGTGACAATAAGGAGATGATGCAAGCGCGTAGGCGCTTTTTAGAGAAAGACTACTATCGGCCGATGAGGCAAAAAGTGGCGCAGCTGTGCGCACAATATACCAAAGGTGATAACCCGCAGCTTTTGGATATTGGCTGCGGTGAAGGCTACTACACCACAGAAATCGCCGATCAACTATTCGCTAAGTCGCCGGGAGCACAAACTTACGGACTTGATATTTCCAAAGTGGCGATTCGTTATGCAGCGAAGCGCTATAGCAACTGTGCCTTCAGTGTTGCCTCTAGCCATCGTCTTCCTTTTGCCGATAGCAGCCTAGATACCGTGGTGCGAATATATGCCCCTTGCAAAGCCGATGAGCTGGCCCGTGTCATCAAACCCGAAGGCGTGGTGATCACCGTGACCCCAGCCGCACGTCACCTATATCAATTGCGTGAAGCGATCTATTCTGAGGTTAGACTGCACGATGAAACCGCCGAAGCAATGCCAGGCTTTGCGTTAGAGCAAGAGATTAAGCTGAACTACATGATGCCGCTGGCGCAAGGAGATGGCTACGATCTGCTGCAGATGACACCATTTGCGTGGAAAGCCTCGGATACCCTCAGAGCCGAGCTGCAGTCAGCTACACTGTATCAATGTGAGGCAGATTTCATGCTACGTATTTACCGCAAGCAGACCCAATAG
- a CDS encoding ChaN family lipoprotein: MRTLLATSLITLFLSACSSAPRKPTQTYYDYSLLSSDSELVSLSALPNQLVDADVILVGEWHTHSGIHRFQTDLLRQLVHEGHTVAVSMEQFSRDAQSVVDQYLAGTIGEQVLINQGNAWPNYESDYRPLVELAKAQNLDIIAANAPKFIVRCIGRQGVDYLDQLNDTQRALIATEIDTSDSAYKQKFMASMHHGKPEQTERQFAAQVTWDETMADSIVRYLEQNPTTQVVHIAGKFHTEQGLGIKSSIARRNPNLNVVVITPTTAGSPRSTSGDDYWLEVLAPPTRYVQEKNRLAAYQHLGKRNDSLNCQ, encoded by the coding sequence ATGCGTACTTTATTGGCGACATCGCTTATCACTCTTTTTCTCAGTGCTTGCTCGTCAGCGCCACGCAAACCTACCCAAACCTATTATGATTACTCCCTACTCTCCTCAGATTCTGAGCTGGTGTCATTGAGTGCATTGCCCAATCAGCTTGTCGATGCTGATGTGATTTTGGTTGGCGAGTGGCATACCCACTCTGGGATCCATCGCTTTCAAACCGATCTGTTAAGGCAACTCGTGCACGAAGGACATACCGTCGCTGTTTCTATGGAACAGTTTTCTCGAGACGCGCAAAGCGTGGTCGATCAGTACCTCGCGGGCACGATTGGTGAACAAGTGCTGATTAACCAGGGCAACGCTTGGCCCAATTATGAGAGTGACTACCGTCCGTTGGTGGAGCTAGCCAAAGCTCAGAACCTCGATATTATCGCGGCCAATGCCCCTAAATTCATCGTGCGCTGTATTGGTCGTCAAGGCGTCGATTACCTCGACCAATTGAATGACACTCAACGTGCCTTAATCGCCACTGAGATTGATACATCAGATTCCGCATACAAACAGAAGTTTATGGCCTCGATGCACCATGGCAAACCAGAGCAAACCGAAAGACAGTTTGCCGCACAAGTGACTTGGGACGAAACCATGGCCGACAGTATTGTCCGCTATCTTGAACAAAACCCCACAACGCAAGTTGTCCATATTGCTGGCAAGTTTCACACAGAACAAGGACTCGGGATAAAGTCCTCAATTGCAAGGCGTAACCCGAATTTAAATGTTGTGGTGATCACGCCTACGACTGCAGGTAGCCCCCGCTCAACCAGTGGGGACGACTATTGGCTGGAAGTGCTGGCTCCGCCAACTCGCTATGTGCAAGAGAAAAACCGTTTAGCCGCGTATCAACATCTCGGCAAACGTAATGATTCGCTGAATTGTCAATAG
- a CDS encoding alkaline phosphatase, whose protein sequence is MKHYIKPIIAAVATSTLSLSAVSAEIKNVILMIGDGMGPQQVGLLETYANQAPNSIYQGKKTALYQLAEQGVIGSSLTYPEDAIVVDSACSATMLATGIYTASEVIGIDGQGNHVETVLEKAKRAGKATGLVSDTRLTHATPAAFAAHQPHRSLENEIASDMLATGVDVMLSGGLRHWIPNSTNDKGETYKQLEALTQGDVYLKSKRKDERNLLSEAQQQGYSLAFNRDMLSQAQGDKLLGLFAYSGMNDGIAYSNEKNSPTRTQPSLKEMTDKALQVLSKDKDGFFLMVEGGQIDWAGHSNDAGTMLHEMIKFDEAVQSVYDWAKDRDDTIVIVTADHETGSFGFSYSSKDLPKPQQRPGKAFENRDYAPNFNFGAFDILDGLYNQKLSYYAMISQFEKLDKAQQTPEKLAEIVNQNSAFPITAEQAAKVMKSKPNPYRLAGHSYLSVEDVPAINDFDAFFPYNDRGNLLAREQATSQNIVWGTGTHTHTPVNVFAWGPADKVLPVSKIMHHSELGEFIKAQVK, encoded by the coding sequence ATGAAGCACTATATAAAACCAATTATTGCCGCAGTGGCAACCTCTACGCTCTCCCTCAGCGCAGTGTCCGCCGAGATCAAAAATGTAATATTGATGATTGGCGATGGCATGGGTCCACAGCAAGTAGGCCTGCTAGAAACTTACGCAAACCAAGCGCCAAATTCTATCTATCAGGGCAAAAAAACCGCGCTCTATCAACTCGCTGAACAAGGCGTGATTGGATCTTCTCTTACCTACCCAGAAGATGCCATTGTGGTCGATTCAGCCTGTTCAGCGACCATGCTCGCAACCGGAATCTATACCGCCTCTGAAGTGATTGGTATCGACGGGCAAGGCAATCATGTTGAAACCGTATTAGAGAAAGCAAAACGTGCAGGAAAGGCGACGGGGCTCGTCTCTGATACTCGTCTCACTCACGCCACACCTGCAGCTTTTGCTGCGCATCAGCCACACCGTTCGCTTGAGAACGAAATCGCGTCAGATATGCTGGCAACTGGGGTCGACGTTATGCTCTCTGGTGGTTTACGTCACTGGATTCCAAACTCCACCAATGACAAGGGCGAGACCTACAAGCAGCTGGAAGCGCTGACACAAGGGGATGTTTACCTCAAGTCAAAGCGCAAGGATGAACGAAATCTACTCAGCGAAGCTCAGCAACAAGGCTACAGCTTGGCCTTCAACCGCGACATGTTAAGCCAGGCACAAGGCGACAAGCTACTGGGCTTATTTGCTTACTCTGGCATGAACGATGGCATTGCATACAGCAATGAGAAAAACAGCCCTACTCGCACTCAACCAAGCTTGAAAGAGATGACTGACAAGGCGCTACAAGTGCTGTCCAAAGACAAAGATGGCTTCTTCTTGATGGTTGAAGGCGGTCAAATAGACTGGGCGGGACACAGCAATGACGCGGGTACAATGCTGCATGAGATGATCAAATTCGACGAAGCGGTACAGTCGGTTTACGATTGGGCCAAAGATCGCGACGATACCATTGTGATTGTCACCGCTGACCATGAAACTGGCTCTTTCGGTTTCAGCTACTCGTCAAAAGATCTGCCTAAGCCGCAGCAGCGCCCAGGAAAAGCGTTCGAAAACCGTGACTACGCACCAAACTTCAACTTTGGCGCATTCGATATCCTAGACGGCCTATACAATCAAAAGCTGAGCTATTACGCGATGATCAGCCAGTTTGAGAAGCTAGACAAAGCGCAACAAACCCCAGAGAAACTGGCTGAAATTGTCAATCAAAACAGCGCGTTCCCTATCACGGCAGAGCAAGCAGCCAAGGTAATGAAAAGTAAGCCAAACCCATACCGTTTAGCCGGTCACAGCTACCTGTCGGTAGAGGACGTCCCTGCCATCAACGATTTTGATGCTTTCTTCCCATACAACGACCGTGGCAACTTGCTGGCTCGCGAACAGGCCACCAGCCAGAACATTGTCTGGGGTACGGGTACTCACACGCATACGCCGGTCAATGTCTTTGCTTGGGGGCCTGCGGATAAAGTGTTGCCAGTATCAAAAATTATGCATCACTCAGAGCTTGGTGAGTTTATTAAAGCGCAAGTAAAATAA
- a CDS encoding mechanosensitive ion channel family protein yields the protein MNQLGRVNYPLFFALLVLSLALVTSVVHANEAETAAPLSKDEISIQTLNDEMKALTDSLNSASGDEKDALQLKLFQKNDELRAQLSNAIRSKSVNEQTLISQVEQQQKYIRSATLYLESQIKALNVKIDEAQNEERLSLLTDYQDLQHYLDQIVASNWQSIQWLKELGLDETAAEQKLRDLVERRLRLLSASVEFFNQQLGTVGKQLSVSPESEKAALQLSQLVIKQRMNIAVESMSTLISLGDKLDIDTAEYKRLQFEVTGSITQDLLNGQVIAAILTTWSNSLWDWIANNAPQHLFQLLVFGLILFATSLVAKLVRKVVSKAVVTKNLNLSHLMQDFFIGMSGKFVWVIGILVALSQIGLNLAPVLTGFGIAGVIIGFALQDTLSNFAAGMMLLIYRPFDVGDFVFAGGVDGKVSHMSLVNTTIKTFDNQIIIIPNSKIWGDVIKNVTHERIRRVDMVFGIGYSDDVLKAEQVLTDIVNAHPSVLRTPEPNIRVHTLNTSSVDFIVRPWVKTDDYWDVYWDVTKEVKLRFDREGISIPFPQQDVHLHMVERDTTA from the coding sequence ATGAATCAACTCGGCCGCGTTAACTACCCACTGTTTTTCGCTCTGCTGGTGCTCAGTCTTGCGTTAGTCACGAGCGTTGTCCATGCCAATGAGGCGGAGACCGCTGCGCCATTGAGCAAAGACGAGATCAGCATACAAACATTAAACGATGAGATGAAAGCGCTGACTGACTCACTCAACAGCGCCAGTGGTGATGAAAAAGATGCACTGCAGCTCAAACTGTTTCAAAAAAATGATGAGTTGAGAGCTCAGCTGAGTAATGCGATTCGCAGCAAGAGTGTTAACGAGCAGACCTTAATTAGCCAAGTTGAGCAGCAACAGAAATACATTCGTAGCGCGACACTCTACCTTGAAAGTCAAATTAAAGCCTTGAATGTGAAGATAGACGAAGCTCAGAACGAGGAACGTCTTTCCTTATTGACGGATTATCAAGATCTTCAACATTATCTCGATCAGATTGTGGCGTCGAACTGGCAGAGTATTCAATGGCTTAAGGAGCTGGGTTTAGATGAAACTGCCGCCGAGCAAAAACTACGCGATCTGGTTGAAAGGCGTCTACGATTGTTGTCGGCATCGGTAGAGTTCTTTAATCAGCAGTTGGGGACGGTAGGCAAACAGCTCTCGGTTAGCCCAGAGTCGGAGAAAGCTGCGCTGCAACTGAGCCAGTTGGTCATTAAGCAGCGAATGAACATCGCCGTTGAAAGCATGTCGACCCTGATTAGTCTCGGCGACAAGCTTGATATTGATACTGCAGAGTACAAACGGCTTCAGTTTGAAGTGACGGGCAGTATTACTCAGGATCTGCTCAATGGACAGGTAATTGCGGCAATCCTAACCACGTGGTCGAATAGCCTGTGGGATTGGATTGCCAACAATGCTCCGCAGCATCTGTTCCAACTTCTTGTGTTTGGTCTGATTCTTTTTGCTACCAGTTTGGTGGCTAAACTGGTGCGCAAGGTGGTGAGCAAAGCGGTGGTTACTAAAAACCTCAATTTGTCGCACCTGATGCAAGACTTTTTTATCGGCATGTCGGGCAAGTTTGTCTGGGTAATAGGGATACTGGTTGCACTATCGCAAATTGGCCTCAATTTAGCGCCGGTGTTAACCGGTTTTGGTATCGCCGGTGTCATCATCGGTTTTGCTTTGCAAGACACGTTATCGAATTTCGCTGCCGGGATGATGCTGCTTATCTATCGCCCATTCGATGTCGGTGATTTTGTGTTTGCCGGCGGGGTTGATGGCAAGGTCAGCCACATGAGCTTGGTCAACACCACAATCAAGACGTTTGATAACCAAATTATCATCATTCCGAACAGCAAAATCTGGGGTGACGTCATTAAAAACGTGACTCATGAACGCATCCGCCGAGTGGACATGGTGTTTGGCATTGGCTATTCCGATGATGTGCTGAAGGCTGAGCAAGTGCTAACCGACATCGTCAACGCGCACCCAAGCGTGCTTCGCACTCCTGAGCCGAATATTCGAGTGCATACCCTGAACACCTCATCGGTCGATTTTATTGTTCGTCCTTGGGTTAAAACGGATGACTATTGGGATGTGTATTGGGATGTGACCAAAGAAGTGAAACTGCGGTTTGATCGTGAGGGGATCTCGATTCCATTCCCACAGCAGGATGTGCATCTGCATATGGTCGAGCGCGATACTACTGCATAA
- a CDS encoding YcgN family cysteine cluster protein produces the protein MTHFWQQKSLEQMTEQEWESLCDGCGKCCLHKLMDEDTDEVYYTNVACSWLNSKTCACKDYPNRFSSGEECTKLTREDIDDFTWLPHTCAYRLLAENKPLPEWHPLLTGSKSAMHAAGESVRNKVVYEIDVVNWEDHILNHPHRP, from the coding sequence ATGACGCACTTTTGGCAACAAAAATCATTAGAACAGATGACAGAACAAGAGTGGGAGTCTCTGTGTGACGGCTGCGGCAAGTGTTGCCTGCACAAGCTAATGGATGAAGATACAGATGAGGTTTACTACACCAACGTGGCGTGTAGTTGGCTTAATAGCAAGACCTGCGCATGTAAAGATTACCCAAACCGATTTAGTTCAGGTGAAGAGTGCACCAAGCTGACGCGCGAAGATATTGATGATTTTACTTGGTTGCCCCATACCTGCGCTTATCGTTTACTGGCAGAGAACAAGCCGCTGCCTGAGTGGCACCCATTACTAACCGGTTCCAAGTCGGCCATGCATGCGGCGGGAGAGAGCGTACGCAACAAAGTGGTTTACGAGATTGATGTGGTGAATTGGGAAGACCACATTTTGAATCATCCGCACCGTCCATAA
- a CDS encoding type VI secretion system ImpA family N-terminal domain-containing protein, whose translation MSSIFLEHHLYHIALDASSVRHLDGYQRVRDEINARFNPLSGGTNWQTVYECCENLAKGPGVDLLLSSYMTIAKLKIEGLSGFANGLELMMQCLLCLPKADSKSAKMRKEVFDWVNGKAIPELKKLKPTQEQLRDLYRSENLCQRINDWLAIEQPDHQVDFEGIGFVLFEHIDLIETRYHTAIKRQEKQQQQHSDKVSRQRFSIGLLVSAVSGLLLGGSALWLYSHPQVFHPYYYKQSIEIPSLDSNSVGDFVAATSPSTLASFSRELVPMYQAAIERETQASIEQPYLRAMEQLDVLQKLYAGNQQVSQIGNQLTQQQQQALQQADQFVARFGDIRTKMANIALLAKKRRWQQVADETKSLEAFAVSLSPIYGRVGYVEDLIAQQQYQQAQQEFEELKRRLNNLSWKVAELNQLLED comes from the coding sequence ATGTCCAGCATATTTCTTGAACATCACCTTTACCATATTGCTCTAGACGCCTCGTCGGTCAGGCACCTTGATGGGTATCAGCGAGTTCGCGATGAAATCAATGCGCGCTTTAATCCCCTTTCTGGTGGGACCAATTGGCAAACGGTTTATGAGTGTTGTGAAAACTTAGCCAAAGGGCCAGGTGTCGACCTACTGCTGAGTAGTTATATGACCATCGCCAAGCTCAAAATAGAGGGGCTTAGCGGTTTTGCTAATGGGCTTGAGTTGATGATGCAGTGTTTGCTCTGTTTACCCAAAGCGGACAGCAAATCGGCCAAGATGCGCAAGGAAGTGTTTGATTGGGTTAATGGCAAAGCGATCCCTGAGTTAAAAAAACTGAAACCCACTCAGGAGCAGCTTCGCGACTTGTACCGCAGCGAAAATCTTTGCCAGCGAATCAATGATTGGCTCGCTATCGAGCAGCCTGATCATCAAGTCGATTTCGAAGGGATTGGGTTCGTGTTGTTTGAGCATATCGACCTGATTGAGACTCGCTACCATACCGCGATCAAGCGTCAAGAAAAGCAGCAACAGCAGCACAGTGACAAAGTCAGTCGCCAACGCTTTAGTATTGGTCTATTGGTTTCGGCTGTATCTGGTCTGTTACTGGGGGGCAGTGCGTTGTGGTTGTATAGTCATCCGCAGGTGTTTCATCCATATTATTACAAGCAGTCGATTGAGATACCGAGCCTAGATTCAAACAGTGTCGGGGATTTCGTCGCAGCGACGAGTCCTAGCACACTGGCCTCATTTAGTCGTGAGTTGGTGCCTATGTATCAGGCGGCGATAGAGCGCGAGACACAAGCGTCGATTGAGCAGCCTTATTTGCGGGCGATGGAGCAGTTGGACGTGTTGCAAAAACTCTATGCGGGCAACCAACAAGTGTCGCAGATTGGCAATCAACTCACACAGCAACAGCAGCAAGCGCTGCAACAAGCTGATCAGTTTGTCGCGCGATTTGGCGACATCCGAACTAAGATGGCGAACATCGCATTATTGGCGAAGAAGCGCCGTTGGCAACAAGTGGCAGATGAGACCAAGTCGTTGGAAGCCTTTGCCGTTAGCCTGTCACCGATCTACGGCCGCGTCGGCTATGTTGAAGATCTGATTGCGCAGCAGCAGTATCAGCAAGCACAGCAAGAGTTTGAGGAACTTAAACGTCGACTCAATAATTTAAGCTGGAAAGTTGCTGAGCTAAATCAGCTACTTGAAGATTAA